A portion of the Corynebacterium ammoniagenes DSM 20306 genome contains these proteins:
- a CDS encoding TPM domain-containing protein: MNKRARIGHVLCTGLFATALGGVMAAPALAADTAWVAQAPTAISERVTDTADVLSSAEESELNDKIAQLQQEEQLMVHIVFTDDLAGMDAEGYAQSIVAEKGPNSAAYVVDVQGRQMGVQTGEQWPQGKLDEMYDAAYPHLAEDDWAGSANALVDAALGTGGNSGAWLAGAGGVAVVAGGGIWAYTRSRSKKESAAVLEDAREIEPTDIRRLNSLDLDTLDSLANEELVSTDESIRRGKEELDIATAEFGPERTRAFTRAMNHSTSTLQKAFNIRQRLDDSIPETPEQRREMLVEIVSSCGQADDALDAQAAEFAEMRNLLINASTKLDELTQRTIDVRARLPKAEQTLEQLHAEFNEEMLQSISDNADLAAAALDEAEKSLEAAREVAARPAGEQGPVVGYIRDAEHAIEVSDRNLTGVENARSNISDAQATLPALIDEVEGEIQEAGQLKNQGRSQGTDADWQALDSVVTRAQQAVEVAKAEGSQDPLGQHTALITIDTELDEQLDTVREQTSTHARQLEQFAKQIQAASTQIQAAEDVISSRGRIVGSGARTALADAKHLHAQALNSRDRNIRAAIDYARQATNAAKIAADRARDDYNNHRRQQQRRQTGNMAGNLITGMVIGQVLGGGGHRGGGGFGGGFGGGGGFGGGGGGGFRGGSF; encoded by the coding sequence ATGAATAAGCGAGCGCGTATTGGCCATGTCCTGTGTACCGGTTTATTTGCCACGGCCCTAGGTGGTGTCATGGCCGCTCCGGCCTTGGCGGCGGATACGGCATGGGTAGCGCAAGCACCGACGGCTATTTCGGAGCGGGTGACCGATACCGCGGATGTGCTGAGCTCAGCGGAAGAATCTGAGTTAAATGACAAGATTGCCCAGCTGCAGCAAGAGGAGCAGCTAATGGTGCACATTGTCTTTACGGATGATTTAGCGGGCATGGACGCGGAAGGTTATGCCCAGTCCATCGTGGCGGAAAAAGGGCCGAACTCTGCAGCCTATGTTGTAGATGTCCAAGGCCGGCAGATGGGCGTGCAAACCGGTGAGCAATGGCCGCAGGGCAAGCTCGATGAGATGTATGACGCCGCCTATCCACACTTGGCCGAAGATGATTGGGCGGGCTCTGCTAATGCGCTTGTCGATGCCGCCTTGGGCACCGGTGGCAACAGCGGCGCTTGGTTGGCAGGGGCTGGTGGTGTTGCCGTGGTTGCCGGCGGCGGCATTTGGGCTTATACCCGCAGCCGTTCCAAGAAGGAGTCTGCTGCAGTACTAGAAGATGCCCGCGAGATTGAGCCGACTGATATTCGTCGCCTCAACTCCTTGGATTTGGATACCTTGGATTCCCTGGCGAATGAAGAGCTAGTCAGCACCGATGAATCTATTCGCCGCGGCAAGGAAGAATTAGATATTGCCACCGCGGAATTTGGCCCGGAGCGCACGCGTGCGTTTACCCGCGCGATGAATCATTCCACCTCCACGTTGCAAAAAGCGTTTAATATCCGTCAGCGTTTGGATGATTCCATTCCCGAGACTCCAGAGCAGCGCCGCGAGATGCTGGTAGAGATTGTCTCCTCCTGTGGCCAAGCCGATGATGCCTTGGATGCGCAAGCTGCCGAGTTTGCCGAGATGCGCAACTTGTTGATCAATGCCTCCACCAAGCTGGATGAGCTGACCCAGCGCACCATTGACGTCCGTGCGCGCTTGCCCAAGGCCGAGCAGACCTTAGAGCAATTGCATGCGGAATTTAATGAGGAGATGCTGCAGTCTATCTCCGATAACGCCGACTTAGCCGCGGCAGCGCTCGATGAGGCAGAGAAATCCCTCGAGGCCGCGCGTGAGGTCGCAGCCCGTCCCGCCGGTGAACAAGGTCCTGTGGTTGGCTATATCCGCGATGCCGAGCATGCGATTGAAGTCTCCGACCGCAACCTGACCGGCGTGGAAAATGCGCGTAGCAATATCTCCGATGCCCAGGCGACCCTGCCCGCGCTTATCGATGAGGTCGAAGGCGAAATCCAAGAAGCCGGCCAGCTGAAAAACCAGGGCCGCTCCCAGGGCACCGATGCCGATTGGCAGGCCCTTGATTCCGTGGTCACCCGCGCGCAGCAAGCCGTGGAAGTCGCCAAGGCTGAAGGTTCCCAAGACCCGCTGGGTCAGCACACCGCGCTGATTACCATTGATACGGAATTAGATGAACAGCTCGATACCGTGCGTGAGCAAACCTCCACGCATGCGCGTCAGCTGGAGCAGTTTGCTAAGCAGATTCAGGCGGCCTCCACCCAGATTCAAGCAGCCGAGGATGTCATCTCTTCCCGTGGCCGCATCGTCGGCTCTGGTGCGCGTACTGCGCTTGCTGATGCCAAGCATCTGCACGCCCAGGCGCTGAACTCCCGCGACCGCAATATCCGCGCGGCGATTGATTATGCCCGCCAAGCCACCAATGCCGCCAAGATTGCCGCAGACCGTGCGCGCGATGATTACAACAACCACCGCCGTCAGCAACAGCGCCGACAAACCGGCAACATGGCCGGCAACCTGATTACCGGCATGGTCATCGGCCAAGTCCTCGGTGGTGGCGGACACCGCGGCGGAGGCGGCTTTGGCGGGGGCTTCGGAGGAGGCGGCGGCTTTGGTGGCGGCGGTGGCGGTGGCTTCCGCGGTGGTTCTTTCTAG
- a CDS encoding ribonuclease domain-containing protein gives MVRMAPASKDSSSGQSARGKKSLPAIIGGAVVVLVAGYFGIDLSSDNSKEASSDTETQSSAVSADSADSETCALASLPDEAEETRDDILAGGPYEYPDNDNRHFGNYEGILPSQSSDFYREYTVETPSLDHRGERRIITGGGSETDPEVWYYTDDHYESFCEIPDAE, from the coding sequence ATGGTGCGCATGGCACCCGCATCCAAGGATTCCTCATCAGGACAATCCGCCCGAGGCAAAAAGTCACTGCCCGCCATTATCGGTGGCGCCGTGGTGGTTTTAGTCGCCGGATACTTTGGCATCGATCTCAGCTCCGATAATTCTAAAGAAGCTTCGAGCGACACTGAGACGCAGAGTTCCGCGGTCTCTGCAGACTCTGCGGATTCTGAGACCTGCGCGCTGGCGTCGCTGCCGGATGAGGCAGAAGAGACCCGCGACGATATCCTGGCCGGCGGTCCTTATGAGTATCCAGACAATGACAATCGCCATTTTGGAAATTACGAGGGTATTTTGCCCAGTCAGTCTTCTGACTTTTACCGCGAATACACCGTTGAAACCCCCAGTTTAGACCACCGTGGTGAGCGCCGCATCATTACCGGCGGCGGGTCCGAAACAGATCCGGAAGTGTGGTACTACACCGATGACCATTATGAATCATTCTGCGAGATCCCTGATGCCGAATAA
- a CDS encoding deoxyguanosinetriphosphate triphosphohydrolase, with translation MYSYDAADTDRMFNESAKGSTFTTSEADQRGAFSRDRARVLHSAALRRLADKTQVVGPHDGDTPRTRLTHSLEVAQIARGIGAGLGLDADLCEMAGLTHDIGHPPYGHNGENALNEVATDCGGFEGNAQTLRILTRLEPKVIDNEGNSVGLNLTRAALDAACKYPQAKTNADGSTNRKYGAYDEDAHILSWLREGHVDDRPSMEAQAMDWSDDIAYSVHDVEDGIVSGRISLNVLWDLVELANLAEKGAHAFGGTAEELLDAADSLRQLPIVPHHRFDYTLGSYVHLKKMTSELVGRYVGATIAATKETGETLGRQHGQLVIPPAAEAEVRLLKTIAVLYVMDTPVHVRRQDRQRERVFRVFDYLTAGAPGTLDPMFRMWWEQANTPAERQRVIIDQIASMTESRLERIARASAEFSGFLG, from the coding sequence ATGTATTCCTACGACGCTGCTGATACCGACCGGATGTTTAATGAGTCTGCCAAAGGCTCTACTTTTACCACCTCCGAAGCCGATCAGCGCGGTGCTTTTTCCCGCGACCGCGCCCGCGTGCTGCACTCGGCAGCCCTGCGCCGGCTCGCGGATAAAACCCAGGTGGTGGGCCCACACGACGGTGATACCCCGCGTACACGCCTGACACACTCTTTGGAAGTAGCCCAAATTGCCCGCGGCATTGGCGCCGGCTTAGGCCTTGATGCCGACCTGTGTGAGATGGCCGGACTGACCCACGATATCGGCCACCCTCCCTATGGCCACAACGGTGAAAACGCGCTTAATGAAGTAGCCACCGACTGCGGCGGTTTTGAAGGCAATGCGCAGACCCTGCGCATTCTAACCCGGCTCGAGCCCAAAGTCATCGATAATGAGGGCAACTCCGTTGGCCTGAACCTCACGCGTGCTGCACTCGATGCCGCCTGTAAATACCCGCAGGCCAAAACCAACGCCGATGGCTCCACCAACCGCAAATACGGCGCCTATGACGAAGACGCGCACATTTTATCCTGGCTGCGCGAAGGACACGTGGATGACCGTCCCTCCATGGAAGCCCAAGCCATGGACTGGTCCGATGACATTGCCTATTCCGTCCACGATGTTGAAGACGGCATTGTCTCCGGGCGCATTTCCTTAAACGTGCTGTGGGACCTGGTGGAATTAGCCAACCTGGCAGAAAAAGGCGCGCACGCCTTTGGCGGCACGGCAGAAGAGCTTCTCGATGCCGCCGATTCCCTTCGCCAACTACCCATCGTCCCGCACCACCGCTTTGATTACACACTCGGCAGCTACGTGCACTTAAAGAAGATGACCTCGGAGCTAGTCGGCCGCTACGTGGGCGCAACCATTGCCGCCACCAAAGAAACGGGGGAGACCCTTGGCCGCCAACACGGGCAACTGGTCATTCCACCGGCCGCCGAGGCCGAAGTCCGATTACTTAAGACCATCGCCGTGTTATACGTGATGGATACCCCCGTGCATGTGCGCCGCCAGGACCGCCAGCGCGAACGCGTCTTCCGCGTCTTTGACTATCTCACCGCCGGCGCGCCGGGCACCTTGGACCCGATGTTTCGCATGTGGTGGGAACAAGCCAACACCCCCGCCGAGCGTCAGCGCGTGATCATCGACCAAATCGCGTCCATGACCGAATCCCGCCTCGAGCGCATCGCGCGCGCCTCTGCCGAATTTTCTGGGTTCCTGGGATAA
- a CDS encoding YdcF family protein: MDMAIVVLGASQYDGRPSRVLTARLNETLATAKKHPGADIHFVTLGANMPGDRFTEAGVARTYLLDRGVESHQVHAVPEGNDTQGSLEAAIKTHQELVDAPSTIITDPLHTLRVKLIARQLGWKAQVKGARDCPYSFPQREWWGGMLHEAGGLVIVVLQGIFGKAFAQKIRWQLYKVEGLIRPRFKTRHGLLQNNPTSRNNGLE; this comes from the coding sequence ATGGACATGGCAATTGTGGTCTTAGGCGCCAGCCAATACGATGGGCGCCCGTCACGCGTGCTCACCGCGCGGCTCAATGAGACCTTGGCCACCGCGAAAAAGCACCCGGGCGCAGACATCCACTTTGTCACTTTAGGCGCCAATATGCCCGGCGATAGGTTTACCGAAGCCGGCGTCGCGCGCACCTACCTTCTAGACCGCGGGGTAGAAAGCCACCAGGTGCATGCCGTGCCAGAAGGCAATGACACCCAAGGCTCCTTAGAGGCAGCAATAAAGACGCATCAAGAGCTTGTCGATGCCCCCTCGACCATCATCACCGACCCCCTGCACACCCTGCGCGTTAAACTCATTGCCCGGCAGTTGGGCTGGAAAGCACAAGTCAAAGGCGCACGTGATTGCCCGTATTCTTTCCCTCAGCGCGAGTGGTGGGGCGGGATGCTGCATGAAGCCGGCGGGCTGGTCATCGTGGTTTTACAAGGCATTTTCGGCAAAGCATTCGCGCAAAAGATCCGCTGGCAGCTGTATAAAGTCGAAGGACTTATCCGGCCCCGGTTTAAAACCCGCCACGGGCTATTGCAAAATAACCCCACGAGCAGGAATAACGGCCTAGAATAA
- the dnaG gene encoding DNA primase, with product MARGRIPESDIQAIRERAPIEEIVGEYVQLKPAGYDSLKGLSPFKEEKTPSFHVRPQRGYYHCFSTGNGGDVFKFLMEMEQVSFPEAVESVAQKIGYHINYQGGTTGARDEKPGTRQRLVAANKAAHEFYRHQLETPEAATARNFLLDRGFSQDIIYTFECGYAPAGWDTTTKYLLRKGFSFEELEAAGISKMGKRGPIDRFHRRLLWPIKDLAGNVIGFGARKLFDDDKLGKYMNTPETMLYNKSKVLFGLDLAKREIASQRQAVVVEGYTDVMAMYAAGVTTAVASCGTAFGGPHLQVLRRLMLDDSYFNGELIYTFDGDEAGQKAAMRAFEGEQKFTGQSFVAVAPEGMDPCDLRLERGDAAVRDLVADRIPMFEFVIQSVLSEYRVDTAEGRLQALRRAVPVVAQIRDEPLQREYARRLAGWVGWPDPDEVLQQVRAEVRKPKKPEPRRTILSDSRSTEVPSTPAPMIRPPSPRETHLWPQREALKVALQFPNVAGAYFDGVDEEAFTNEAYRIVRNAIITAGGATQGAQQPTVEWIANVAGEMLDLTGRNFVSELAVEEILPTGLSMEEYADMVLSRLQESQVGNHIAELKARLGRMRPSEDEEAYNSLFADLVALEQARRELNNRAFR from the coding sequence ATGGCACGAGGCAGAATTCCGGAGAGCGATATTCAAGCGATCCGTGAACGCGCCCCGATTGAGGAAATCGTGGGCGAATATGTCCAGCTCAAGCCAGCTGGCTACGACAGTTTAAAAGGACTGTCCCCATTTAAGGAAGAAAAGACCCCGTCTTTTCACGTTCGCCCCCAACGTGGTTACTATCACTGCTTTTCCACCGGCAACGGCGGCGACGTTTTCAAGTTCCTCATGGAAATGGAACAAGTATCCTTTCCGGAGGCCGTGGAATCAGTCGCGCAAAAAATCGGTTACCACATCAACTACCAGGGCGGTACGACTGGCGCCCGGGATGAAAAGCCCGGCACCCGCCAGCGCCTTGTTGCGGCCAATAAAGCGGCGCACGAGTTCTACCGCCACCAGCTGGAGACCCCCGAAGCCGCCACCGCACGCAATTTCTTGTTAGATCGCGGGTTTAGCCAAGACATCATCTACACCTTCGAATGCGGCTACGCCCCGGCAGGCTGGGATACCACCACGAAGTATTTACTGCGCAAGGGCTTTAGCTTCGAAGAGTTAGAAGCCGCCGGTATTTCCAAGATGGGCAAGCGCGGTCCCATTGATCGTTTTCACCGCCGCCTGTTGTGGCCGATTAAAGACTTAGCCGGCAATGTCATTGGCTTTGGCGCCCGCAAGCTTTTCGATGACGACAAGCTCGGCAAGTACATGAACACCCCTGAGACCATGCTGTACAACAAATCCAAGGTACTTTTTGGTCTCGACCTTGCCAAGCGCGAAATCGCCTCGCAGCGCCAAGCCGTTGTGGTCGAAGGCTATACCGATGTCATGGCGATGTACGCCGCCGGTGTGACCACCGCAGTGGCGTCTTGCGGTACCGCTTTTGGCGGCCCACACCTACAAGTACTACGTCGGCTCATGTTGGATGACTCCTATTTCAACGGCGAGCTCATCTACACCTTCGACGGCGATGAAGCCGGACAAAAAGCCGCCATGCGCGCCTTTGAAGGCGAACAGAAATTCACCGGCCAATCATTTGTCGCCGTTGCCCCCGAAGGCATGGACCCCTGCGATCTGCGCTTAGAACGCGGCGATGCCGCCGTACGCGACCTAGTTGCCGACCGCATCCCCATGTTTGAGTTTGTCATCCAGTCCGTGCTGTCGGAATACCGCGTGGACACTGCCGAAGGTCGCCTGCAAGCGCTTCGCCGTGCCGTACCAGTCGTGGCACAAATCCGCGATGAACCACTGCAGCGCGAATACGCGCGCCGCCTTGCCGGCTGGGTGGGCTGGCCTGACCCGGATGAAGTCCTACAACAAGTCCGCGCCGAAGTACGCAAGCCGAAAAAGCCCGAACCACGCCGTACGATTTTATCTGACTCCCGCAGCACCGAAGTGCCCTCTACACCTGCGCCCATGATCCGACCGCCGTCCCCGCGGGAGACGCACCTGTGGCCACAACGCGAAGCACTCAAAGTCGCCCTGCAGTTCCCGAACGTCGCCGGCGCTTACTTCGATGGCGTGGATGAAGAAGCCTTTACCAATGAGGCCTACCGCATTGTCCGCAATGCCATTATCACCGCCGGCGGCGCCACCCAAGGCGCGCAGCAGCCCACCGTGGAATGGATCGCCAATGTTGCCGGTGAAATGCTCGATCTCACCGGCCGCAATTTCGTCTCTGAGCTCGCCGTCGAAGAAATCCTGCCGACTGGACTATCCATGGAAGAATACGCCGACATGGTCTTATCCCGCCTGCAGGAATCTCAAGTAGGCAACCACATCGCGGAGCTTAAAGCCCGTCTGGGCCGCATGCGCCCCTCTGAGGATGAAGAAGCCTACAACTCGCTGTTTGCGGACTTGGTCGCATTAGAACAAGCCCGCCGCGAGTTAAATAACCGCGCCTTCCGCTAA
- a CDS encoding NACHT domain-containing protein, translated as MSESLPKIDFKQIRAHGNPGSQADGFEALAAILFEQMIDNPEDVLIERFGNPDGGREGKATFPNGDVWAWQAKFVFNFDSKLANKIKESFLRAIDHEPKLKKYSVMLPIDLPASDSEGTKSANSKWRGYVERWQELARENGLEVEFDLVNSSKMEKLLTRHENSGRLAYWFNRDTLTLESQRQKLDDTIAKVLNRYQPEVHVDVRIESELDAVSGAPAYFERWRNILLEIQNLHVNDWVLPLHLAAKHKAQLSQLTSSITRLSSVILHALEKAPHFEDRHKIQASLPDTNTAVDILSDLPHVSHHEIETPEHKLRDRLNSAIQLIQSVEQFVESPASQAAYTNELLIVGSAGVGKTHLLCEISKQRVSDSLPTLLLLGQDFSNQNLLAQIPKNAEMSGTIDNLLSLLNAAGEASNSKALLIIDAVNESENPSKWRSEIAALRTKARRFKNIGLVLSCRSEYLEYVIGEHDLPTIEHFGLEDSTEKAIRRYAKKFELDLTSFPPMNPELANPLFLYLACEALSTLGTSRFNLGTAGLATIYEAFVESINEKLSHSTRCNYDPKENLVQDSINQLVRLSHDRFEYQAAKSVISNILPNRNWNEHLMRGLIDEGILISAGPNHLAFGFQRLGDIALARSIASKSIPEIEDWLSLNKDNFWQLRGMMASLAILVPELHQVEFCDFEITKTLGFELRKDFVESLALRDIASISTRTIQVLEECLLEELLAEEAWGQLVRISCVPRHPLNAHWLHSYLSQMDLAERDSTWSVWLHYKASGEESTPVSTLIDWAWPSDFNRIARSSRESNELACIALSWFLTTSDRRVRDNATKALVALGEFTPNAFQAMLKQTLNSNDPYIVERLVSASCGIILRNSTTEVTHSIASIVADYVTEVSPTHLLTRDYLKRIFQMAEESGWQAHKNISWAPTQWPIQATSFESIEKLAKNLESPYSSIWYSLSGMGDFGNKILDTAIRSFDLEDPKDTLSLCQRIIFDRVRELGWLPETFDKIDKYLRHGRSQSPVERIGKKYQWIGFYEVLGILSDHFKIKDFNGVIEPYSHAKQIVWRDIDMTVLAQTSEPGTGSDWFSPQTANFPSNDASRWPHNLDCVPDPLELLATKSPDGQEWVALLSYPSWNEEEQPFKPEQPQRDAWMHIHAYLVPNKSASKLREWAQSQDWFEKWMPSFAEPSNLLLGSHPNDPEWSGASGTIDDDDYPSLPDQSEMPPRAYFESLNKQFGYPLFDIARTQDPPKSEPNERNIPMLRELGLIQCGAQYSGLGTETDQSSNRKVWGFVPSHFLFEKLGINHGKDFVWYDDSGVAVFDPSVNQGGPKTLLLNRRLVKELYATGYSLFWTVLVGHDQFERNGFYPHDYQWVTGSASYILHDDSISKIDSRAEIRYRGSEDFTNVAWGLKESENSDQ; from the coding sequence ATGTCTGAATCTCTTCCCAAAATCGATTTCAAACAAATCCGTGCTCACGGCAATCCCGGTTCTCAAGCAGATGGTTTTGAGGCACTTGCGGCAATACTTTTCGAGCAAATGATCGATAACCCCGAGGACGTGTTAATCGAGCGCTTCGGAAACCCTGACGGGGGCCGAGAAGGAAAAGCCACGTTTCCCAATGGGGATGTATGGGCTTGGCAGGCAAAATTTGTTTTCAATTTTGATAGCAAATTAGCTAATAAGATAAAAGAGTCATTTCTACGTGCTATCGACCACGAGCCCAAACTCAAAAAATACTCGGTAATGCTCCCAATCGATCTTCCTGCATCAGATAGCGAAGGGACAAAATCAGCCAATAGTAAATGGAGAGGATATGTTGAAAGGTGGCAAGAACTAGCCCGCGAGAATGGCTTAGAAGTTGAGTTTGATTTAGTAAATTCAAGCAAAATGGAAAAGCTACTAACCCGCCATGAAAACTCGGGACGCCTAGCTTATTGGTTCAACCGCGATACTCTAACGCTGGAGAGCCAAAGGCAAAAACTCGATGACACAATCGCCAAAGTATTAAACCGGTACCAACCGGAGGTCCACGTTGATGTACGGATTGAGAGTGAATTGGATGCAGTGAGCGGAGCTCCTGCGTACTTTGAACGATGGCGCAATATTCTGCTTGAAATCCAAAACCTCCACGTCAATGATTGGGTATTACCTCTCCATCTAGCAGCAAAGCATAAGGCTCAACTTTCTCAATTGACTTCTTCAATCACGAGGTTGAGCTCTGTGATACTCCACGCCCTCGAAAAAGCTCCGCATTTTGAGGATCGACACAAAATCCAAGCGTCACTTCCAGACACAAATACTGCAGTAGATATTCTCTCTGACTTACCGCATGTGTCTCATCACGAGATAGAAACCCCCGAGCACAAACTACGTGACAGACTCAATTCTGCTATCCAGTTGATTCAATCAGTTGAGCAATTTGTGGAGTCACCTGCTTCCCAAGCTGCTTATACCAATGAGCTATTAATAGTCGGTAGCGCGGGTGTAGGAAAGACTCACTTGCTGTGTGAGATATCGAAGCAGCGAGTCTCTGATAGCCTTCCGACACTGCTTTTACTCGGACAAGACTTCAGCAACCAGAATTTGCTCGCACAAATTCCAAAAAATGCTGAAATGAGCGGCACCATTGATAATCTACTTTCACTGTTGAACGCCGCCGGAGAAGCAAGTAATTCAAAGGCACTTTTGATAATTGATGCCGTTAACGAAAGCGAAAATCCTAGCAAATGGCGTTCGGAGATTGCAGCATTACGCACCAAAGCTCGCCGCTTCAAAAACATAGGACTAGTGCTTTCCTGCCGGTCCGAATACCTCGAATACGTTATCGGTGAGCATGATCTGCCAACGATTGAGCACTTTGGACTTGAAGACTCGACAGAGAAAGCAATTCGGAGATACGCAAAAAAATTTGAACTCGATCTCACGTCTTTTCCTCCGATGAATCCGGAACTCGCAAATCCGTTGTTCTTATATCTGGCTTGCGAAGCCTTGAGCACCCTAGGAACTTCACGTTTTAATCTTGGAACTGCTGGATTAGCAACGATTTACGAGGCCTTCGTCGAATCCATAAACGAAAAACTCTCACACAGCACACGTTGTAATTACGATCCGAAGGAAAATTTAGTTCAAGATTCAATCAATCAGCTCGTCAGATTGAGCCATGACAGATTCGAATATCAAGCGGCGAAATCCGTCATTTCAAATATTCTGCCCAATAGAAACTGGAATGAGCATCTCATGCGGGGCCTAATCGACGAAGGAATTTTGATTTCGGCCGGCCCTAACCACCTGGCATTTGGTTTTCAGCGCCTGGGCGACATTGCCCTTGCAAGATCTATCGCTTCAAAATCTATACCAGAAATTGAAGACTGGTTGAGCCTGAACAAGGATAATTTTTGGCAATTACGTGGCATGATGGCGTCGCTGGCTATATTAGTTCCAGAATTACACCAAGTGGAATTTTGCGATTTCGAAATTACGAAAACACTAGGCTTCGAGCTCCGAAAAGACTTCGTCGAAAGCTTGGCTTTGCGTGATATTGCATCGATAAGTACCCGAACCATCCAAGTCCTCGAGGAATGCTTACTGGAAGAGCTTCTAGCAGAGGAGGCGTGGGGGCAACTAGTTCGAATTTCTTGTGTTCCCCGTCATCCGCTAAATGCTCATTGGCTTCATTCTTATCTGTCCCAGATGGATCTGGCCGAACGAGACAGCACTTGGTCTGTTTGGCTTCATTATAAGGCCAGCGGTGAGGAATCAACTCCAGTCTCGACTCTCATCGACTGGGCGTGGCCGTCCGACTTTAATCGGATTGCTAGAAGCTCTCGTGAGAGCAATGAACTTGCTTGTATAGCACTGAGTTGGTTTTTGACCACGTCTGATAGACGGGTGCGCGACAATGCAACAAAAGCCTTAGTTGCATTAGGTGAGTTCACACCTAATGCCTTTCAGGCAATGCTGAAGCAAACATTGAATTCAAATGATCCCTACATAGTAGAAAGACTAGTTTCCGCTTCTTGCGGCATCATACTTCGGAACAGTACGACCGAGGTAACTCACTCAATTGCCTCGATCGTTGCTGATTATGTAACTGAAGTATCGCCTACTCATCTGCTCACACGCGACTACCTAAAAAGAATTTTCCAAATGGCGGAAGAAAGCGGCTGGCAAGCCCACAAGAATATCTCGTGGGCTCCGACTCAATGGCCAATTCAAGCTACGAGTTTTGAGTCCATTGAGAAATTGGCGAAGAATCTGGAAAGTCCATATTCTTCAATCTGGTACTCGCTATCCGGAATGGGAGATTTTGGAAATAAGATCTTAGATACTGCAATCCGAAGTTTTGACCTAGAAGATCCAAAGGACACACTGTCTCTTTGCCAGCGGATAATCTTCGACCGTGTTCGTGAACTAGGTTGGCTCCCAGAAACATTTGACAAGATTGACAAGTACTTGCGGCATGGTCGGAGTCAAAGTCCGGTGGAGCGAATTGGAAAAAAGTATCAATGGATTGGTTTTTATGAAGTTCTTGGGATCCTGAGTGATCACTTTAAGATTAAGGATTTCAACGGTGTAATTGAGCCATATAGTCATGCAAAGCAAATAGTTTGGCGTGACATTGATATGACTGTGCTAGCTCAAACATCCGAGCCTGGAACCGGGTCAGACTGGTTTTCACCACAAACAGCAAACTTTCCATCCAACGATGCATCACGTTGGCCACACAATCTAGATTGTGTGCCGGATCCATTGGAACTGCTGGCTACGAAAAGTCCCGACGGACAAGAATGGGTAGCGCTGCTTAGCTATCCAAGTTGGAATGAGGAAGAGCAACCTTTCAAACCTGAACAACCACAGAGAGATGCGTGGATGCATATTCATGCTTACCTCGTTCCAAATAAATCAGCGAGTAAGCTTCGTGAATGGGCACAGTCCCAAGATTGGTTTGAAAAATGGATGCCAAGTTTTGCCGAGCCCTCCAATCTTCTCCTCGGAAGCCATCCGAATGATCCTGAGTGGTCCGGAGCAAGCGGAACAATTGATGATGATGATTACCCAAGCTTGCCAGACCAGTCTGAGATGCCACCGAGGGCATATTTTGAATCGCTTAATAAGCAATTCGGGTACCCGCTATTTGACATTGCCCGCACCCAAGATCCTCCAAAGAGTGAACCTAACGAACGAAACATACCAATGCTAAGAGAACTCGGGCTTATTCAATGCGGGGCACAGTATTCGGGACTTGGCACAGAGACTGACCAATCATCCAATCGTAAGGTGTGGGGATTTGTCCCCAGTCATTTTCTTTTCGAGAAACTTGGCATTAACCATGGAAAAGATTTTGTCTGGTATGACGATTCTGGAGTGGCAGTCTTCGATCCTTCGGTAAACCAAGGAGGCCCGAAAACTCTGCTTCTCAATCGGCGTCTAGTCAAGGAACTGTATGCTACCGGATACAGCCTGTTTTGGACTGTGCTCGTTGGCCACGATCAATTCGAGCGTAATGGTTTCTACCCACATGACTATCAGTGGGTCACTGGAAGTGCATCATATATTCTCCATGACGATTCTATTTCCAAAATTGATTCGCGCGCAGAAATACGCTATCGAGGATCCGAAGATTTTACGAACGTCGCCTGGGGACTTAAAGAATCAGAAAACTCAGATCAATAA